The following coding sequences lie in one Apium graveolens cultivar Ventura chromosome 1, ASM990537v1, whole genome shotgun sequence genomic window:
- the LOC141667437 gene encoding uncharacterized protein LOC141667437 isoform X2: MVANQKPTPGCPNKLKAVIYQKIGPQRAGNYFNLLSRFLSLKLNKFPLLRAKSTAGVASHNVEVANGLPVNRSMVNRDPKLYDLPGPLDQQWKSQPSEAGQLSLGSRLPIFALVEDGEEVKQADGSPGIESKNPDTAPLGISIYNGAGKSPSSGTEQKFHPLTCQRTRELPDTRSLMILLEQNLEMKGLKISADWANVLNYGLDCYLKKLIEPCIGSAGSRLMTERPQHIIGQRIISLNKMLPASGIFSPKSSNSISASLSDLGVVVESKPLHTWK, translated from the exons ATGGTGGCCAATCAGAAGCCTACTCCAGGTTGTCCCAATAAGCTGAAAGCGGTGATTTATCAAAAAATTGGGCCTCAGAGAGCGGGTAATTACTTTAATCTGCTCAGCAGATTTTTAtctctcaaactcaacaaat TTCCTCTGCTGAGGGCTAAAAGCACGGCTGGGGTAGCTTCCCATAACGTGGAAGTTGCTAACGGCCTCCCAGTAAACAGGTCTATGGTGAATCGAGATCCCAAGTTATATGATCTTCCAGGTCCCCTTGACCAACAATGGAAGAGTCAGCCAAGTGAAGCAGGACAACTTTCTCTTGGTAGCAGACTCCCTATTTTTGCATTGGTGGAAGACGGGGAAGAAGTTAAGCAGGCTGATGGAAGCCCGGGCATTGAAAGTAAAAATCCTGATACTGCTCCTTTAGGAATATCAATCTACAATGGTGCAGGAAAATCACCTTCTAGTGGAACTGAACAGAAGTTTCATCCACTGACCTGTCAGCGGACTCGTGAGCTACCTGATACTAGATCTTTAATGATTCTTTTGGAGCAGAATTTGGAGATGAAGGGCCTGAAGATATCTGCAGACTGGGCTAATGTGTTAAATTATGGCTTGGATTGTTACCTGAAAAAATTAATAGAACCTTGTATAGGATCGGCGGGTTCAAGACTTATGACAGAGCGTCCTCAACATATAATTGGTCAAAGAATAATTTCTTTAAACAAAATGTTACCTGCAAGTGGTATATTCTCGCCAAAGTCATCCAACTCCATAAGTGCTTCCCTTTCAGATCTTGGTGTTGTAGTGGAATCAAAACCCTTACATACTTGGAAGTGA
- the LOC141667437 gene encoding uncharacterized protein LOC141667437 isoform X3 encodes MVANQKPTPGCPNKLKAVIYQKIGPQRAVPLLRAKSTAGVASHNVEVANGLPVNRSMVNRDPKLYDLPGPLDQQWKSQPSEAGQLSLGSRLPIFALVEDGEEVKQADGSPGIESKNPDTAPLGISIYNGAGKSPSSGTEQKFHPLTCQRTRELPDTRSLMILLEQNLEMKGLKISADWANVLNYGLDCYLKKLIEPCIGSAGSRLMTERPQHIIGQRIISLNKMLPASGIFSPKSSNSISASLSDLGVVVESKPLHTWK; translated from the exons ATGGTGGCCAATCAGAAGCCTACTCCAGGTTGTCCCAATAAGCTGAAAGCGGTGATTTATCAAAAAATTGGGCCTCAGAGAGCGG TTCCTCTGCTGAGGGCTAAAAGCACGGCTGGGGTAGCTTCCCATAACGTGGAAGTTGCTAACGGCCTCCCAGTAAACAGGTCTATGGTGAATCGAGATCCCAAGTTATATGATCTTCCAGGTCCCCTTGACCAACAATGGAAGAGTCAGCCAAGTGAAGCAGGACAACTTTCTCTTGGTAGCAGACTCCCTATTTTTGCATTGGTGGAAGACGGGGAAGAAGTTAAGCAGGCTGATGGAAGCCCGGGCATTGAAAGTAAAAATCCTGATACTGCTCCTTTAGGAATATCAATCTACAATGGTGCAGGAAAATCACCTTCTAGTGGAACTGAACAGAAGTTTCATCCACTGACCTGTCAGCGGACTCGTGAGCTACCTGATACTAGATCTTTAATGATTCTTTTGGAGCAGAATTTGGAGATGAAGGGCCTGAAGATATCTGCAGACTGGGCTAATGTGTTAAATTATGGCTTGGATTGTTACCTGAAAAAATTAATAGAACCTTGTATAGGATCGGCGGGTTCAAGACTTATGACAGAGCGTCCTCAACATATAATTGGTCAAAGAATAATTTCTTTAAACAAAATGTTACCTGCAAGTGGTATATTCTCGCCAAAGTCATCCAACTCCATAAGTGCTTCCCTTTCAGATCTTGGTGTTGTAGTGGAATCAAAACCCTTACATACTTGGAAGTGA
- the LOC141667437 gene encoding uncharacterized protein LOC141667437 isoform X1 — MVANQKPTPGCPNKLKAVIYQKIGPQRAGNYFNLLSRFLSLKLNKCEFEKSCKQIFGKDNIFLHNQLIITILMNSSFGEVPLLRAKSTAGVASHNVEVANGLPVNRSMVNRDPKLYDLPGPLDQQWKSQPSEAGQLSLGSRLPIFALVEDGEEVKQADGSPGIESKNPDTAPLGISIYNGAGKSPSSGTEQKFHPLTCQRTRELPDTRSLMILLEQNLEMKGLKISADWANVLNYGLDCYLKKLIEPCIGSAGSRLMTERPQHIIGQRIISLNKMLPASGIFSPKSSNSISASLSDLGVVVESKPLHTWK; from the coding sequence ATGGTGGCCAATCAGAAGCCTACTCCAGGTTGTCCCAATAAGCTGAAAGCGGTGATTTATCAAAAAATTGGGCCTCAGAGAGCGGGTAATTACTTTAATCTGCTCAGCAGATTTTTAtctctcaaactcaacaaatgtGAGTTTGAAAAATCCTGTAAACAAATATTTGGAAAGGATAATATTTTTCTACACAACCAGCTCATTATAACCATACTCATGAACTCTTCCTTTGGTGAAGTTCCTCTGCTGAGGGCTAAAAGCACGGCTGGGGTAGCTTCCCATAACGTGGAAGTTGCTAACGGCCTCCCAGTAAACAGGTCTATGGTGAATCGAGATCCCAAGTTATATGATCTTCCAGGTCCCCTTGACCAACAATGGAAGAGTCAGCCAAGTGAAGCAGGACAACTTTCTCTTGGTAGCAGACTCCCTATTTTTGCATTGGTGGAAGACGGGGAAGAAGTTAAGCAGGCTGATGGAAGCCCGGGCATTGAAAGTAAAAATCCTGATACTGCTCCTTTAGGAATATCAATCTACAATGGTGCAGGAAAATCACCTTCTAGTGGAACTGAACAGAAGTTTCATCCACTGACCTGTCAGCGGACTCGTGAGCTACCTGATACTAGATCTTTAATGATTCTTTTGGAGCAGAATTTGGAGATGAAGGGCCTGAAGATATCTGCAGACTGGGCTAATGTGTTAAATTATGGCTTGGATTGTTACCTGAAAAAATTAATAGAACCTTGTATAGGATCGGCGGGTTCAAGACTTATGACAGAGCGTCCTCAACATATAATTGGTCAAAGAATAATTTCTTTAAACAAAATGTTACCTGCAAGTGGTATATTCTCGCCAAAGTCATCCAACTCCATAAGTGCTTCCCTTTCAGATCTTGGTGTTGTAGTGGAATCAAAACCCTTACATACTTGGAAGTGA